In Roseiconus lacunae, the following proteins share a genomic window:
- a CDS encoding GNAT family N-acetyltransferase → MVVTESERLTLRHALPDDVVAMRAVFGDAEVMRYGDGPKSDRWVVSWITQMNHSYREHGYGLWVVTFKPSGLPIGYCGLTWFPSINGQPEVEVGYRFARKHWGFGYATESAIAVRDYSYIDLGLNRLIAIIDPENRRSIRVAEKVGMQYEGGVMLPGYSHADSVYACHR, encoded by the coding sequence ATGGTCGTCACTGAATCGGAACGATTAACGCTTCGGCATGCTCTACCCGACGATGTTGTTGCAATGCGAGCGGTTTTCGGTGATGCCGAAGTTATGCGATATGGTGATGGCCCAAAATCGGATAGATGGGTTGTTTCGTGGATCACGCAGATGAATCACAGCTACCGCGAACACGGGTACGGGCTCTGGGTCGTCACATTCAAGCCATCAGGGTTGCCAATCGGATACTGCGGGCTGACTTGGTTTCCCAGCATCAATGGTCAACCGGAAGTAGAGGTTGGGTACCGTTTCGCACGGAAGCATTGGGGTTTCGGGTATGCAACAGAATCCGCGATTGCGGTTCGGGACTATTCTTACATTGATCTCGGATTGAATCGCTTAATTGCAATCATTGACCCCGAAAACCGACGATCGATTCGCGTCGCAGAAAAGGTGGGGATGCAATATGAAGGTGGTGTGATGCTTCCTGGCTATTCGCATGCAGACTCTGTCTATGCATGCCATCGGTAG